The genomic window CACCGAGACCTGCAGGGTTCCGCCATTGTCCATTTTCACGCCTTCCTGCAGGCTGCCCCGGGTTCTCAGGGCATCCAGGTAGCGCCCGATCTGGCGCGCGTTGCGGCTCTTTTCGTCCATGCCTTTTTTGAACTGGTCGATTTCCTCGATCACCACGATTGGAATCACCACGCGGTTTTCCTTAAAAGAGAAGAGGGACTGTGGATTGTGGATGAGGACGTTGGTGTCCAGAACGTATATTTTCTTAGCCAAGAATATTTGCTCCTTACTGGTGGTGTTTCTGGACGCGCTCGATCAGTTCGTGCCGGGCGGTGGAGTCCCCCAAACCGCCTCTGGTCCGCGATTGCCGGTCTCGCTGGTAAGAACCTACCTCAGGATGGGACATCAGGTTCAGCTTGTCCAGAATATCTTGGTGTTTTTGCATGTTACACTCAATTTTATAGACTGCGGGCAAGGATTTATCCTGCGCCTAATGGCGTCAATCTTTTTTATTGTTTCGGAAGAGTAAAAGGTGCTCCCTGAAGGGAGAACCGGAGCCTGATGATTCTATTCCACAAGGGGTTGACGGTCTATCCCTGCCAAGGATTTCCTGAACATTAGCAGCTTTGCCGCTGGGTGCCATTTCTTGGCCCTTTGCCCCAGCCCATTTGCCTCTTTTACGCCTCCCGTTTAGTTCCCGTTTGACAGGCGGGAACTCAGCGGGAAGTGAATGGGATGTGAAAGGGATGGGGCAAAGGAGGAATCAAAGGCGAAAAGTTTGTCATTTTGGGTCGGATAATCCATTAAAGCCTTGCATACGGCGAATACATCCTGGCTTCAGCTTTTCATCCACCATAGGAGGAAGCCTTTGGTTCTCGCTATTTTTCATTGACATTTTTTGGGGCTCACAAAAAGTGAAACCAAAGTCAATAATCCATTGGAGAAATGATGAGCGACCAGCTGCAAGACCTTTTACAGCGCGTGTATGACGAGGGCGTTAACAAAGCGAAAGCCGAAGCCGAGGCGATTCTGGAGAAAGCCAAAGCCGAGGCGGAAAACATCCTGACCAACGCCAAAACGGAGGCGGACAAGACCATCGCCGAAGCCCAAAAAGAAGCTGTGGACATCGCCAAAAACACCGATTCCGACCTCAAAATGGCCGCGCAAAACACCCTCAGCGCGGTAAAGCAAAAGCTCACGGAAGTCCTGCTGAGCGAGGCTTTTGACCCCAAACTGAAGGAAGCCGCATCGGACGCGGATTTCGTGAAGAAACTGATCCTGGAAATGGTGTCCGTCTGGAAAGAATCCGGCGGGACCGTGACCATCAGCAAGAGCCTGGAAGGTAAGCTGGACCAGCATTTCGCGCAAAGCCTGAGCAGCAGCGCGGGTAAGGGGCTGAAGGTGGAGTTTTCACCTCAGATGAAGAACGGCTTCGCCATCTCACCAGCGGACGGGACCTATAAGCTCAGCTTCACCGATGAGGATTTTTCGAACCTCTTCAAATCCTACCTGAGACCCCGCAGCAACAAGATCCTCTTCAAACAATAGGACCCATGCGCACACAGTATTATTACTTCGTGACGGGTCTGCCGGCACTGTCCATAGACGACAGCAAGTGTCAGATGAGCACGGAGCAGTTCCTCGCCGAGGCCAAAAACCACCTCACCGCGGGCGATTTCAGGCTGCTTCTGTTGCTCCGCCTGCCGGAGGACGCCGACGACCTGTCCCGGCTCATGTATGGCAAGGAAGACGAAGGCCGCCCGGTTGAGGAATGCTCGCGGATTTTCTGGAAGGGCTACCTGAAACTGATGAAGGCCCGCGCGGCCGGTTCCAGCGAGCCCCTCACAAAGGACTACAAAGCATATCCCGATTTCTGGCACGAAACCATTCTGGCTGCCTATTCCGCCGAGGAAATGCCTTCCCTGCTGGATACCCGGCATCGGCTTCTGGCCGGTTCCTACGAATATTGCGCCAAACTGGGCAACAAATTCCTCAGCCAGTGGTTTGAATTCAACCGCGACCTGCAAAACATCCTCACCGCCATCAACGGCCGCCAGCACGAGGTGGATTACGCTCGCTGGCTGGTGGGGGAGGGCGAACTGGTGGAAAAGCTGGCCCGGAGCAACGCGGCGGATTTCGGCCTCGGCAAAGGCCACGAACTTTTTGAAAGCGTCTCCAGAATCTGGGAGCAAAACAACATCCTCCACCGCGAACGAGGCTACGACATCCTGCGCTGGAAATGGATCGATAACCATAATTTCTTCAACTATTTCAACATCGACCGCCTGCTGGGATATTATGCCCAACTGCGCATTGTGGAACGTTGGCTGAACCTCGATCCCGGCTATGGCAGGGAAATGTTTCAGAATACGATGGACGCGCTGGCCGGCAGCTTCGTCTTTCCGGATATCTTCAAAGTAAAATCGATAAAATCATAGAAGGTTAAAACGTTATGACCAAAGGCACCGTTAAAGGAATAATCAGCAACCTGGTCCACGTCGAGGTGGACGGCCCGGTCTTCCAGAACGAGATTTGCTACATCGATCTTGGCGGCACGAAGCTGATGGCCGAAGTGATCAAGGTGAGCGGTAACACAGCCTACACGCAGGTGTTTGAAAGCACCCGCGGGATGAAGCCCGGCGATGCAGTGGAGTTTTCCGACCGCATGCTGGAAGTGAAGCTGGGGCCGGGAATGCTCTCCAAAAACTATGACGGCCTCCAGGATGACCTGAACAAGATGGAAGGCTTGTACCTCACTCGCGGCGAATATACCGATCCGCTGGACGAAGAAAGCAGTTGGGATTTCGAACCCATCGTCAAAGCGGGCGATGAAGTGATACCCGGTGACTGGCTGGGCTCAGTTCAGGAAAACTGGATCAACCACAAGATCATGGTCCCTTTCAAGCTGGAAGGCAAGTTCCGGGTGAAAAGCATCGCAGGCACGGGCAAGTACAAACTCACCGACACCATCGCAACGATAACCGACGCCGACGGCCAGGATACTGACCTGAACATGATCCAGTACTGGCCGGTGAAACTGCCTATCCGCGCCTATCAGTCCAAGCCGCGACCCTTCAAGATGATGGAAACCGGCGTGCGCACCATCGACACGCTCAACCCCATCGCCGAGGGCGGAACAGGCTTCACCCCGGGTCCCTTCGGAACAGGCAAGACAGTGCTCCAGCACAGCATTTCCCAAAACGCCGAGGCCGACCTCATCATTGTGGCAGCCTGCGGCGAACGCGCCAACGAAGTTGTGGAGCTCTTCACAGAATTCCCCGAACTGGACGACCCCCGCACCGGCCGCAAGCTGATGGAACGCACCATCATCATCTGTAACACCTCTAATATGCCGGTGGCAGCGCGCGAAGCTTCTGTTTACACCGCCATGTCCATCGCCGAATATTACCGCAGCATGGGGCTGAAAGTGTTGCTGCTGGCGGACTCCACCTCACGCTGGGCCCAGGCTCTGCGCGAGATGAGCAACCGCATGGAAGAGCTTCCCGGGCCGGATGCCTACCCGATGGACCTTCCCGCCATCATCTCAAACTTCTATTCCCGCGCCGGTTACGTTTACCTCAATAACGGCCAGCCCGGTTCAATAACCTTCATCGGGGCAGTTTCGCCCGCTGGCGGAAACCTCAAGGAACCCGTCACGGAATCCACCAAAAAGGCTGCCCGCTGCTTCTACTCCCTCTCCCAGGACCGCGCCGACAGCAAACGCTATCCGGCTGTCGATCCCATCGATTCCTACTCCAAATACCTTGAATACGATGAGGTTATCGAATATCTGAACGCCAATATCTCCCCCGGCTGGGTGGATAGCGTCATCAAGGCCAAGGACATCCTTCTGCGCGGAAAAGAGGCCAAAGACCAAATCAGCATCCTGGGCGACGACGGCGTGCCGCTGGACTATCATGCCCGCTTCTGGAAAAGCGAACTGGTGGACCGCATCATCCTGGTGCAGGACGGCTTTGACCCCGTGGACAAATCCACCCCCATGAAGCGCCAGGCCTATATGCTGAACCTTGTGCTGCAGGTCTGTGACACTCCTCTGGCCTTCGACAGCTTTGAGGAACTCCAGCCCTATTACACCAGGCTGATCAACGCCCTGCGGCAGATGAACTATCAGCCCTTTGAAAGCGCTGATTTCAAGAAATACGAGTCCGATCTTGAGGGCATACTTGAGGAAAGGAGGGATAACTGATGGCCAGCAAAGCATTTCAAAAGATATATACCAAGCTCACCCAGATCACCAAAGCTACCTGCGCGGTGACCGCAACCGGCGTTGGCTATGAAGAACTGGCCACGGTCGGCGGCCGTCTGGCCCAGGTTGTGAAGATCATGGGGGACACCGTTACGCTGCAGATCTTTTCCGGCACGGAGGGGATCGGCACTGACGCAGAAGTGGTTTTCTTCGGGCGCCCGCCCATGCTGAAAGTGAGCGAGCAATTGGCTGGAAGGTTTTTCAATGCCTACGGCGAGCCTATCGACGGCGGCCCTGAAATCGAGGGTGAGGAAGTCGAGATCGGCGGCCCGTCGGTGAACCCTGTGCGCAGAAAGGATCCTTCGGAACTCATTGCCACCGGTATCGCCGGAATCGACCTCAACAACACTCTGGTCACCGGCCAGAAGATTCCCTTCTTTGCCGATCCGGACCAGCCCTACAACCAGGTGATGGCCACAGTTGCCCTACGCACCAAAGCCGATAAGATCATCCTGGGCGGAATGGGCCTCTCAAACGACGATTACCTCTATTACAAAAACACCTTTGAAAACGCTGGTGTGATCGACAAGATCATCTCCTTTGTGAACACCAACGACGATCCGCCCGTGGAACGCCTCCTGGTGCCGGACATGGCCCTGACAGCGGCGGAATACTTCGCCATTCAGAAAAACGAATCCGTGCTGGTATTGCTCACCGACCTGACCCTTTATTGCGACGCCCTCTCCATTGTTAGCAACCGCATGGATCAGATTCCCTCCAAGGATTCCATGCCGGGTTCGCTCTATTCGGACCTCGCCAAGATCTATGAAAAGGCTGTGCAGTTCCCCGAAGGCGGCTCCATCACCATCATCGCCGTGACCACCATTTCCGGCGGAGACATCACCCACGCCATTCCTGATAACACAGGCTACATCACAGAAGGACAGCTCTACCTGCGCAGAGATACCGACATTGGCAAGGTGATCATCGACCCCGCCAGAAGCCTTTCCCGCCTCAAAACCAAGGTGATGGGCAAACGCACCCGTGCCGACCATCCCCAAGTTATGAATGCCTCCGTGCGCCTCAACGCAGACGCCACCAACGCCAGAACCAAGATGGAAAACGGCTTTGACCTCTCCGACTACGACCAGCGGGCAATGGATTTCGCCCGTGACTACGCCAGCCAGATTCTGGCCATCGACGTCAACATCGATACCGACGAGATGCTGGACACGACCTGGGCCCTCTTCCGTAAATACTTTACCCGCGAAGAGGTCGCGATTAGAGACGAATTCATGCAACTTTATTGGGACAAGGGATGAAATTCCAGTACAACAAGATTTCCCAGCTGCAGCTGGAAAAGCAGCTCAAGGTGAGGGAGAAGGCCCTGCCCACGCTGAAAAACAAGGAATCCGCCCTGCGCATGGAGGTGAAACGCGCCCGCGACAAAGCCTACGAACTGGATGCCCGGATCAAGCAGGAAACCGCCGAACTGGATCAGTTCATGAAGCTCTGGGCGGAATTTGACCCCTCCTTGGTGACGGTGAAGAAGGTGGAAATCCTCACCCGCAACATCGCCGGAACTCAGGTCCCCGTGCTGGGCGAAATCGATTTCGAGCTGAGGGATTACGACCTCTTCAGCGCACCTTCCTGGTTCCTGGACGGTATCGTCATGGTGAAGGGACTGGCCACGCTGCAGGTCGAGCGGGACGTCTTCTGGCGCAAAATGCAGATCCTGGAGCATGTGCGCAAGAAGACCACCCAAAAGGTTAATCTCTACGAAAAAGTGCAGATACCCGCGTTCGAGGACGCTATCCTGAAGATCAAGCGCTTCCTGGAGGACGAGGAAAACCTCTCCAAAGCCGCGCAGAAAATCCTCAAGGGCCGCACCGCGGAGGAGGAAGTGGCATGATCGAAAAGATGCGCAAATACAGCTTTGTCCTCTATCACCGCGATTATGAGGCCTTTCTGACCGAGCTCCAGAAACTGGGTGTGCTCCATCTGATCCGCAACACAGACGCCAAAACCGAGTCGCTGGTGCAAAACCTCGAGCTGATCGGGGAATACGCAGAAGCCAGCACCTTCCTGAAGAAATTGGCTTCCGAAGCGGAAAAAGGTGCCACCACTCTCACCCCAAAAATGCTGCTCAACAAGATCACGGAAGCCCGCGAGGAAAAGGAACGCCTGACCCGCCAGGCCGAAACCCTGCGCAAGCAAATCCGCGAACTGGAGCCCTGGGGCCGCTTCGACTACGAACTGAAAAAAAAGCTTGAAGCCAATGGCATTAAGGTTGATTTCCACACTTGCCTCAAGAATCACTTTAAGCCGCAGTGGGAAGAAGACTACGCCATCAGTAAGATAAGCGAGGTCAACGGCATCCTCTACTTCGTGGTTTTCCACACCGGGGAGAAACCGGTTCTGGACGCCGACACCTTCAGTTTCCACAAACATACCATCAAGGAGCTGGAGGACCAGCTTAAGGGCATGGAAGGCCGAATAGCCGACATCGATGAGTTTTTGCAAAACACAGCTCCTACTGCGATTGAGAGCTTCGCGGAAGAAATCGGCCGACTCAGCCAGGCCTGTGAATATGAGGATGCCACCCTGCAGGGAACCAGCGAAGCCGATGACCACATCCGCGTGGTGGGAGGTTTCATCCCCACCCGGCTGGAGCCTGAACTGAAGGACTTTCTGGAGCGGAACGGCGTCATCCACTTTGCCACCGACGCCACGGTCGAGGACAATCCCCCCGTGAGCTTGCGCAACGGCTGGTTTGCCCGCCAGTTCGAGCCCATCAGCAAGATGTACATGCTTCCGTTCTATGACGAGTTTGACCTCACACCCTTCTTCGCGCCCTTCTTTATGCTCTTTTTCGGCTTTTGCAATGCTGACATTGCCTATGGCGTGATTTTCATCCTCCTCGCCCTCGTCCTCCGCGCCAAGGCCAAAAACCCCGCCATGAAGAGCATTATGATGCTGGTGGTCCTCTTCGGGATTTCCTCCATCATCATGGGTTGGGTGATGGGCTCAGCTTTGGGTTACGACCTCAAAAAAACCGCTCTGGACAAATACATCATAATCCGGAACAATGACCAGATCTTCAATTTCGCTCTGCTCCTGGGTGCCATCCAGATTCTCTTCGGAACCATCATCAATGGCTTCAAACAGGCTCGCCAAAGCGGTTTCATGTATTTCCTGGCCCCCTTCGGCACCTTCCTTTTCCTGTTGGGACTCTCGGTTCTGGGAGCCGGATTACTGGGCGCGGATATCTCTTCGACGCAGCCCTACGTAAATTATGTTATTCTGGCCGGCCTCGCTCTGCTGATGCTCTTCAATTCTCCCGGAAAGAATCCTCTGAAGAACATCCTGAGCGGGTTCTGGGCTCTCTACGGCGTTATCACGGGCTTTTTTGGCGACATCCTTTCCTACATCCGTCTCTTCGCCCTCGGCGTTTCCAGCGCCATCCTCGGTTTCGTGATGAACTCAATCGGCCAGCAGTTCCTCAGCATCAAGATCATCGGCCCGGTGATCTTCTTCATCTTCATGGTGGTGGGCCACAGCCTGAACATCGCCCTCAGCGCCCTTAGCGGCTTTGTGCACCCCCTCCGCCTCACCTTAGTGGAATTTTTCAAAAACGCCGGCTTCAACGGGCCTGGCTTGGAATACAAACCCTTTGGCAAAACAAAAAAGATAAACGTATAACCTGGAGGTTACATGCCTTACATTCTCTTACAACCTGTCACTGAAGCCGTCGCCGCCATCGGCGGAGGCAGCCCGGCCTACATCCTGGCCTGGATCGGGATTTTCCTGATGGTAGCCCTCTCCGGGGTGGGAAGCGCCTGGGGAACGGTGATCGGCGGCAGTGCCACCGTCGCCGCGATGAAAAAACGCGACGATATTTTCGCCAACTGCATGATCCTTTCCGCCATGCCCGGAACCCAGGGTCTCTACGGCTTTGGCGCTTTCTTCATCCTCAAAGACCACATCAACCCTGAGATTTCCATGATCACCGCCGCCGCCATCTTTGGAGCCGGGCTCATCTCAGGCGTCGTGAACCTGATCTCCGCTTACTGGCAGGCCCGCATCGTAGCCAACGGCATCGAGAGTATCGGCAATGGCAACAACGTGTTCACCAACACCCTCATCCTGGGCGTGTATCCCGAGCTTTATGCCATCATCGCCTTTGCCGCCTGCTTCCTCATCAGCGGCATGCTGCCGATGTGATTTGAACCCCAAAACCTATTCCGGACAGGGAGCGCTGTGCTCCCTGTCCCGTTTTGTTTGAATCGGGAGATTAAATGGACATCTACATCAATGACCAAATCCACACCCCACCGCCGCTAGAGCAGCCTGAACCCCACCGCGGAATGCTGGTGCTCATCTTTGGGATAATCGGGCTTTTCACCTGCGCGATTTTCTCTATCCTGGCCTGGGTTTTCGGCAATGAAGACCTCAAAAAGATGGAATCCGGCCGCATGGACCCCGCCGGGCGCGACACCACCAACGCCGGACGCATTCTGGGCATCATCGGTGTGGCGATGAACGTCATCGGCCTCCTTGCCGGGCTTGTGGCCGCCGTCTTCATGTTTGGCCTCACCATGGCTGGTATAAACAGCCTGTTCTGAACTGACTTTTAGTAGTAGCGTCCGCTGCAGGCTTGATGCGCCTCCTTCTGGAAAGGACCTCCACCCGTTTCCCCGGAGGAAAAGGTCCTGTCCTCGTCCTGTCTTTCTCGCTGGTCGGCTATGTGGGCCTGCATCTGCTGTATGAATCCGGTCTGAAGCTATGCTGGTTCCGCTCCCTGACAGGCATCAACTGCCCAGCCTGCGGTCTTTCCCGAGCTTTCCTGTCTCTCTTCCAAGGCCGCTTTGTCCAGGCCTTTCTTTACAATCCCTTCATGCTCCTATTCAGCCTCGGAATGTTCCTGCAACTGTTCTCCACCACTGTGTTCAAGCGCCGTATCGCCCTTGAGGCCAGCGCTAGCGAACGCAACTTACTCTTGGTCGCCTTCCTCGTCCTCTTTTTGCTCAACTGGCTTTATCTGATCCTGTTTTTGCCCTGACCCGTCCTTTGCCCCTTCCCGTCCGCCTTCTTTTCGCCTCCCGCTGAATTCCCGCCTTTCAAACGGGAAGTCCGCGGGAAGTGAATGGGATGTGAAAGGGATAGGGCAAAAGGCCTGTAGCCATTCAGGGCAGGAATGATGGTGGGAATCGCTGAATATGATGCCTATAAAGGAGTTAACCGGTATGGATGCCGCGGGGAGGATTTAGCTTGACAGCACCGGGGTAGGCCGGAAACTGGTGGTAAACTGTAACCACGAGGATGAGAATGAAAACAAATATTTCCCAGTTCAAGATTCGGCTCGTTTCACGCTGGAGCCTGGTATTGCTGCTACTTGTTTGGGTTGGCGCCGGTTTTGCCCGGGTGGGGTTGAGTTCTGGAGAAATAAACGTTTCTGGCTCCGATCATGCGCTGCAAACCACTTTCGACACCCAATCGGGGAAAACCGCGCCTGATTATCCGGATTCAGATGCCGAAACAAGCGGAACGCGGACTCCTGCCTGGTTGCAGATCATTCTCACAGTGGGCATCGCGCTATTGATTTACTATGTTATCCTGGCGATAGTTAAGAGCAGAGAGAAATCCAGAGAAGAGGTCATTCACGTAAAAACCAGGGAAAGTGATACTGGCTACACGATGGAGCGACCTGGCAGCCAGGTTTCTGTGCCAGGAAGGCAGCCGGTTGAATACCGCGTTCCGTCTCAAAAGCCGTCCGAAAGCGCGAGAAAGCCGAGAACGGCAAAAAGGGACTCCTCCTGGCCTTTTATTATCGCCATCATTGTGCTGGTCAACATCATCCGCCAGTGCGTGCAAAACTTCGATTGAGCGTGTCGGACACC from Candidatus Cloacimonadota bacterium includes these protein-coding regions:
- a CDS encoding V-type ATP synthase subunit E — protein: MSDQLQDLLQRVYDEGVNKAKAEAEAILEKAKAEAENILTNAKTEADKTIAEAQKEAVDIAKNTDSDLKMAAQNTLSAVKQKLTEVLLSEAFDPKLKEAASDADFVKKLILEMVSVWKESGGTVTISKSLEGKLDQHFAQSLSSSAGKGLKVEFSPQMKNGFAISPADGTYKLSFTDEDFSNLFKSYLRPRSNKILFKQ
- a CDS encoding DUF2764 family protein, giving the protein MRTQYYYFVTGLPALSIDDSKCQMSTEQFLAEAKNHLTAGDFRLLLLLRLPEDADDLSRLMYGKEDEGRPVEECSRIFWKGYLKLMKARAAGSSEPLTKDYKAYPDFWHETILAAYSAEEMPSLLDTRHRLLAGSYEYCAKLGNKFLSQWFEFNRDLQNILTAINGRQHEVDYARWLVGEGELVEKLARSNAADFGLGKGHELFESVSRIWEQNNILHRERGYDILRWKWIDNHNFFNYFNIDRLLGYYAQLRIVERWLNLDPGYGREMFQNTMDALAGSFVFPDIFKVKSIKS
- a CDS encoding V-type ATP synthase subunit A is translated as MTKGTVKGIISNLVHVEVDGPVFQNEICYIDLGGTKLMAEVIKVSGNTAYTQVFESTRGMKPGDAVEFSDRMLEVKLGPGMLSKNYDGLQDDLNKMEGLYLTRGEYTDPLDEESSWDFEPIVKAGDEVIPGDWLGSVQENWINHKIMVPFKLEGKFRVKSIAGTGKYKLTDTIATITDADGQDTDLNMIQYWPVKLPIRAYQSKPRPFKMMETGVRTIDTLNPIAEGGTGFTPGPFGTGKTVLQHSISQNAEADLIIVAACGERANEVVELFTEFPELDDPRTGRKLMERTIIICNTSNMPVAAREASVYTAMSIAEYYRSMGLKVLLLADSTSRWAQALREMSNRMEELPGPDAYPMDLPAIISNFYSRAGYVYLNNGQPGSITFIGAVSPAGGNLKEPVTESTKKAARCFYSLSQDRADSKRYPAVDPIDSYSKYLEYDEVIEYLNANISPGWVDSVIKAKDILLRGKEAKDQISILGDDGVPLDYHARFWKSELVDRIILVQDGFDPVDKSTPMKRQAYMLNLVLQVCDTPLAFDSFEELQPYYTRLINALRQMNYQPFESADFKKYESDLEGILEERRDN
- a CDS encoding V-type ATP synthase subunit B, encoding MASKAFQKIYTKLTQITKATCAVTATGVGYEELATVGGRLAQVVKIMGDTVTLQIFSGTEGIGTDAEVVFFGRPPMLKVSEQLAGRFFNAYGEPIDGGPEIEGEEVEIGGPSVNPVRRKDPSELIATGIAGIDLNNTLVTGQKIPFFADPDQPYNQVMATVALRTKADKIILGGMGLSNDDYLYYKNTFENAGVIDKIISFVNTNDDPPVERLLVPDMALTAAEYFAIQKNESVLVLLTDLTLYCDALSIVSNRMDQIPSKDSMPGSLYSDLAKIYEKAVQFPEGGSITIIAVTTISGGDITHAIPDNTGYITEGQLYLRRDTDIGKVIIDPARSLSRLKTKVMGKRTRADHPQVMNASVRLNADATNARTKMENGFDLSDYDQRAMDFARDYASQILAIDVNIDTDEMLDTTWALFRKYFTREEVAIRDEFMQLYWDKG
- a CDS encoding V-type ATP synthase subunit D, whose protein sequence is MKFQYNKISQLQLEKQLKVREKALPTLKNKESALRMEVKRARDKAYELDARIKQETAELDQFMKLWAEFDPSLVTVKKVEILTRNIAGTQVPVLGEIDFELRDYDLFSAPSWFLDGIVMVKGLATLQVERDVFWRKMQILEHVRKKTTQKVNLYEKVQIPAFEDAILKIKRFLEDEENLSKAAQKILKGRTAEEEVA
- a CDS encoding V-type ATP synthase subunit K; protein product: MPYILLQPVTEAVAAIGGGSPAYILAWIGIFLMVALSGVGSAWGTVIGGSATVAAMKKRDDIFANCMILSAMPGTQGLYGFGAFFILKDHINPEISMITAAAIFGAGLISGVVNLISAYWQARIVANGIESIGNGNNVFTNTLILGVYPELYAIIAFAACFLISGMLPM
- a CDS encoding DUF2752 domain-containing protein; protein product: MRLLLERTSTRFPGGKGPVLVLSFSLVGYVGLHLLYESGLKLCWFRSLTGINCPACGLSRAFLSLFQGRFVQAFLYNPFMLLFSLGMFLQLFSTTVFKRRIALEASASERNLLLVAFLVLFLLNWLYLILFLP